In Actinomycetes bacterium, the DNA window CAGGACGGCATGGGTCTGCTCCGGGACGCCTTTGATCTGCACGCTTGGCATGGCGCCATTATGGCGCCAATAGCGCCAATGCACAAGGCGCGCTCATCGGCATGGGCGCAACCTCACTCGGCAAGAGCTGGCTGCACACGACTGCGGTTGGCGCCCTGCATCGGCAGCGCGTCCAGCCTCGCGAAACACAGTCCCTGACCGACGTAGGCGACGGTGACGGCGAGGCGGGCGCGACGGAGATCAACGAGCGGAGGCTCTCACACAGCCGCCGGCGAAGGGACCCCCGACGCGCGATCCGTCGACCCGCGCGAACCCCGCCGCCGGGACGGACACACACGGTCGCTTTCCGAACGGGGTGCGGCCGCTGAATCAGTCTGGGCAGCGGGGGTGGGGTCAGGCGGCCTTCTGGTCGGTCGACGCGAAGGCGCTCAGGATCGCTCGGAGCACGTCGTCGGCCGGTGTCGGGACGAGACCCAGTTCGTGCTGCGCGGCCGAGGAGTCCATGACGAACGGCTGCTCGAGCTGGTAGGCCACCTCGGGCAGCTCGCGCATCATCGGGTTCACGAGACCGAGCGCCTTGAGTAGGAGGCCGGGGATCGTGCTCACCTTCGGCATCGGGACACCGGCCATCTCGGCCAGGCGCGCGATGGCCTCCCGCTGCGTGCACTCCAGCGCGCTGGGCACGTGCCAGGCCCGGCCCCACGCGCGCTCGTCCGCGCCGAGCGCGACGAGGGTCATGGCCATGTCCTCGGTGTACGTCCAAGTGTGCAGCGTGTCGGGGCTGCCCAGCACCTGGACGTTCCTGCCCGCGAGTAGCTTCGGGATCGTGCGCTCGCCGAGGTGCGACTCGGAGCCAGGTCCGACGTAGTCGGCGCCGCGGGCCTCGGTGGCACGGACGCGGCCGGCCTGGTGCGCGGCGAGGGCGTCCTCCCACATCCGGATGCGCACCTTCGCCTTGGTGCCGGCCCCGTCGAGCGGCGTCTGCTCGGTCATCGGGGCGTCGACCTTGCCGTAGACGTAGAGGTTGGCGGTGGTGACGAGCACGGCGCCCGACGATTCGGCGGCGGCGAGCAGCGCGTCGGCGACCGGCGGCCAGTCGGTGGGCCAGTGGTGGTACTGCGGGTTCACGCAGTTGTAGATCACGTCCGCGCCGGAGGCGAGCCCGACGAGGC includes these proteins:
- a CDS encoding NAD-dependent epimerase/dehydratase family protein, with product MSQRTHLVVGAGPIGSAVVRRVVAAGDRVRVVTRSGSGPDLPGVEKVAADASDGARLVGLASGADVIYNCVNPQYHHWPTDWPPVADALLAAAESSGAVLVTTANLYVYGKVDAPMTEQTPLDGAGTKAKVRIRMWEDALAAHQAGRVRATEARGADYVGPGSESHLGERTIPKLLAGRNVQVLGSPDTLHTWTYTEDMAMTLVALGADERAWGRAWHVPSALECTQREAIARLAEMAGVPMPKVSTIPGLLLKALGLVNPMMRELPEVAYQLEQPFVMDSSAAQHELGLVPTPADDVLRAILSAFASTDQKAA